In one window of Chthoniobacterales bacterium DNA:
- a CDS encoding HlyD family efflux transporter periplasmic adaptor subunit, whose amino-acid sequence MNAVLAKAAAPQEENEIMKLILTIAIIAVAASALNAGPGHDHPEEPGGAAVQGGPVELTQQQADNLGLQTVEAEITELAPTLEVPAVFVLPPERHARITAPFAGRVTALLAKLGDHVQREQPLLRVTPLAVGSPPQEIKAPLDGVIFEQDAVIGLPFTPETTLMQTGDYRELLARGSFYQSPELTRVEPGQKTVVLLDVFPGERFEGKVQRVDPGHTDGSAFFHIYALVPNPEDKLHPNYRGRMLIETGAPQTVVAVPRRAVLGRLGAKFVYVQTAPLHFERREVVAGLVSGDRVEIVEGVLPGDAVVTNGHYQLQYTGGGGAPAEEAGHDHAH is encoded by the coding sequence ACCGCAGGAAGAAAACGAAATCATGAAACTCATCCTAACCATCGCCATCATTGCCGTCGCCGCGTCAGCGCTGAATGCCGGGCCCGGCCACGATCATCCCGAAGAACCGGGCGGAGCCGCAGTGCAGGGCGGGCCTGTGGAGTTGACGCAACAACAGGCCGACAATCTCGGCCTGCAGACTGTTGAAGCGGAAATCACCGAACTGGCGCCGACCTTGGAAGTGCCGGCCGTCTTCGTTCTGCCGCCCGAACGCCACGCGCGCATCACGGCGCCGTTTGCGGGTCGCGTCACCGCGCTCCTGGCCAAGCTCGGCGATCACGTGCAGCGCGAACAACCGCTTTTGCGTGTCACTCCGTTGGCCGTGGGAAGTCCGCCGCAGGAAATCAAAGCCCCGCTCGACGGGGTCATATTCGAACAGGATGCGGTCATCGGCCTCCCTTTCACTCCGGAAACCACGCTCATGCAGACAGGCGATTACCGCGAGTTGCTGGCACGCGGGAGTTTTTACCAATCGCCCGAACTGACGCGCGTCGAGCCCGGGCAAAAGACCGTGGTCTTGCTCGACGTTTTCCCGGGCGAACGCTTCGAGGGCAAGGTGCAGCGCGTTGATCCCGGGCACACGGATGGCAGCGCGTTCTTCCACATTTACGCGCTGGTGCCGAATCCCGAAGACAAGCTGCATCCGAACTATCGCGGACGCATGCTCATCGAAACCGGCGCGCCCCAGACCGTTGTGGCCGTGCCGCGACGTGCCGTCCTCGGCCGATTGGGAGCGAAGTTCGTCTATGTGCAGACCGCACCGCTGCATTTCGAGCGGCGCGAGGTGGTCGCCGGTCTGGTCTCGGGCGACCGCGTGGAAATTGTCGAGGGCGTGCTGCCCGGCGATGCGGTTGTGACCAACGGCCACTACCAACTGCAATACACCGGGGGCGGCGGGGCACCCGCCGAAGAAGCCGGTCACGATCACGCGCACTGA
- a CDS encoding efflux RND transporter permease subunit, translating into MFDRLIAFSVRNRLLVVVVAALLAAYGGYVLTRIPVDVFPDLNRPTVTIFTEAPGLAPDEVELLVTVPLETAVNGAAGVERVRSMSGIGLSLIFVEFGWETDIYRARQIVGEKVAEVTPSLPREARPFLGPVSSIMGQIMAIGLTSENPAVSPMELRTLADWDLRRRLMSIPGVSQVTVMGGDVRQYQVLVDPVKLAANHVSLHEVQTAIDESNVNSSGGFLPDAHSEMLIRNLARVETADDLASTVVKVLPDGSKILLGQLAEVREGPALHKRGDAGIDGKPGVILTVQKQPGADTVSLTRKIEAELEVIAASLPEGVRVHADIFRQSNFIERAVHNVVEALRDGSLMVAIVLFIFLLNFRTTAITLTAIPLSLLVTFIVFKLSGLGINTMTLGGLAVAIGELVDDAIVDVENVFRRLRENRHAAQPRPVLDVVVSASREIRNSIVYATVLVVLVFLPLFALQGIEGRIFTPLAIAYIVSILASLIVSLTVTPALCALLLPRMKRMEHRSDGWLVRRIKAAEARLLDLGFAAPKRVYLAAGALFAAALFTLPSLGREFLPEFNEGSITAFVVSAPGTSLEESNRISRIAEQLLSGVPEARTIARRTGRAEGDEHVLEVNTTEIEFELEPSDRSKSEILADIRERLSALPGVGVSVGQPISHRIDHLLSGVQAQIAIKIFGDDLEELRRLAADVRDAVSGVRGLTDIQIERVTLVPQVHVRFDRTKCAAYGLRPGEAALYTGMALKGVEATEVLEGQRSFDVVLRLTDEARQDLDAIRNIPIDTLSGELVPLGLVAEVSEAMGPNMINRENAQRRIYVSANAAGRDLVSTVQEAQRAVAAKVVFPEGYFVTYGGQFESEAGASRLILLLGAFSLAAMFFVLYMQFRSTAFAAQVMLNIPLAFVGAVFGVKFFSGGVLSVASLVGFIALTGIAARNGIMMITHYLHLMREEGMKFDRAMIVRGTQERVVPVLMTALTAGLALFPLLLGADQPGKEILHPVAVVIFCGLFSSTLLDLVVRPLVFWQYGRRAAERLVSQAFTGKPTNTRTS; encoded by the coding sequence ATGTTCGACCGCCTCATCGCCTTTTCCGTGCGCAACCGCCTGCTGGTGGTAGTCGTGGCCGCCCTGCTCGCGGCTTACGGCGGCTATGTGCTGACGCGGATTCCGGTCGATGTGTTTCCGGATCTGAACCGTCCGACGGTCACCATTTTCACCGAAGCGCCCGGTCTTGCGCCGGACGAGGTGGAGCTTCTTGTCACCGTGCCGCTCGAGACGGCGGTGAACGGAGCTGCCGGCGTCGAGCGCGTGCGCTCCATGTCGGGCATCGGTTTGTCGCTCATTTTCGTCGAGTTCGGTTGGGAGACGGATATTTACCGCGCGCGCCAGATTGTCGGGGAAAAAGTGGCGGAAGTGACGCCCTCGTTGCCGCGAGAGGCGCGGCCGTTTCTCGGCCCGGTGTCGTCGATCATGGGGCAGATCATGGCCATCGGTCTGACCAGCGAGAACCCCGCGGTCTCGCCGATGGAATTGCGCACCTTGGCCGACTGGGATCTGCGGCGTCGGCTCATGAGCATCCCCGGCGTGTCTCAGGTCACGGTGATGGGTGGTGACGTCAGGCAATACCAGGTTCTGGTCGATCCGGTCAAACTGGCTGCCAACCACGTCTCGCTCCATGAGGTGCAGACGGCCATCGACGAATCCAACGTCAATTCCTCCGGCGGGTTCCTGCCCGACGCGCACTCGGAAATGCTCATCCGCAATCTTGCCCGGGTCGAGACGGCGGACGACTTGGCCTCGACAGTGGTCAAGGTTTTGCCCGATGGCTCGAAGATATTACTGGGGCAGCTGGCCGAAGTTCGCGAGGGGCCGGCTCTGCACAAGCGGGGCGATGCCGGGATCGACGGCAAACCCGGCGTCATCCTCACCGTGCAAAAGCAGCCCGGCGCCGACACCGTTTCATTGACCCGAAAAATCGAAGCCGAGCTGGAAGTCATTGCGGCCAGTTTGCCGGAGGGAGTGCGCGTGCATGCGGATATCTTCCGGCAGAGCAACTTCATCGAGCGCGCCGTGCACAATGTCGTGGAAGCCCTCCGCGACGGCAGCCTCATGGTGGCCATCGTTTTGTTCATTTTTCTCCTCAACTTCCGCACCACCGCCATCACCCTCACGGCCATTCCGCTTTCTTTGCTGGTCACCTTCATCGTGTTCAAGCTCTCGGGACTCGGCATCAATACCATGACTCTGGGCGGTCTGGCCGTGGCCATCGGCGAGCTGGTCGACGACGCCATCGTCGATGTGGAAAACGTCTTCCGCCGACTGCGCGAAAACCGCCATGCCGCGCAGCCGCGTCCCGTGCTCGACGTGGTCGTCTCGGCCTCGCGCGAAATCCGCAACTCCATCGTCTATGCCACCGTTCTCGTGGTCCTTGTGTTCCTGCCGCTCTTTGCCCTGCAGGGCATCGAAGGCCGCATCTTCACGCCTCTGGCCATCGCCTACATTGTCTCGATCCTGGCCTCTCTGATCGTCTCGTTGACCGTGACCCCCGCGCTGTGCGCGCTGCTCTTGCCGCGCATGAAACGCATGGAACACAGGAGCGACGGATGGCTGGTGCGGCGCATCAAGGCCGCCGAGGCGCGGTTGCTCGATCTCGGCTTTGCCGCACCCAAGCGCGTTTATCTCGCGGCTGGCGCGCTCTTCGCCGCGGCTCTGTTTACCTTGCCGAGTTTGGGTCGCGAATTTCTTCCGGAGTTCAACGAGGGCAGCATCACGGCCTTTGTCGTGTCCGCGCCCGGAACATCACTGGAAGAGAGCAACCGCATCAGCCGGATCGCCGAGCAGTTGCTTTCCGGAGTTCCCGAGGCCCGCACCATTGCGCGTCGCACCGGGCGTGCGGAGGGCGACGAACACGTGCTCGAGGTCAATACTACCGAGATCGAATTCGAGTTGGAGCCGTCCGATCGTTCGAAATCCGAAATACTTGCCGACATCCGCGAACGTTTGTCCGCCTTGCCCGGCGTGGGAGTGAGTGTCGGCCAGCCCATTTCGCACCGAATCGACCATTTGCTCTCCGGCGTGCAGGCGCAGATCGCGATCAAGATTTTCGGAGATGATCTCGAGGAGTTGCGTCGCTTGGCCGCCGATGTGCGCGATGCAGTGAGCGGGGTGCGCGGTCTGACCGATATCCAAATCGAACGCGTCACCCTTGTGCCGCAAGTCCACGTGCGTTTCGACCGGACCAAGTGCGCCGCCTACGGTTTGCGACCTGGCGAGGCCGCTCTTTACACCGGCATGGCCCTGAAGGGCGTGGAAGCAACCGAGGTGCTCGAGGGCCAGCGGTCCTTCGACGTTGTGCTGCGGCTCACGGATGAAGCCCGGCAGGATCTCGACGCCATCCGCAACATCCCGATCGACACACTCAGCGGTGAACTCGTTCCGCTGGGTTTGGTCGCCGAAGTCTCGGAGGCGATGGGGCCGAACATGATCAACCGCGAGAACGCGCAGCGGCGCATTTACGTCTCGGCCAACGCCGCGGGGCGCGATCTGGTTTCCACGGTGCAGGAAGCGCAAAGGGCCGTGGCGGCAAAAGTTGTGTTTCCCGAGGGATACTTCGTGACTTATGGCGGTCAGTTCGAAAGCGAGGCCGGTGCCTCGCGGCTCATCCTTTTGCTGGGGGCGTTCAGTCTGGCTGCCATGTTTTTCGTGCTCTACATGCAGTTCCGCAGCACCGCTTTCGCCGCACAAGTCATGCTGAACATCCCCCTTGCTTTTGTCGGTGCGGTCTTCGGCGTGAAGTTTTTCTCCGGCGGCGTGCTTTCCGTGGCATCGCTCGTCGGTTTCATCGCGCTCACCGGCATTGCCGCGCGCAACGGCATTATGATGATCACCCACTATCTGCACCTGATGCGGGAGGAGGGGATGAAGTTCGACCGCGCTATGATTGTGCGCGGGACTCAGGAGCGCGTCGTCCCGGTTCTGATGACCGCCCTCACTGCGGGTCTGGCCCTTTTCCCGCTGCTGCTCGGGGCGGACCAGCCGGGCAAAGAAATCCTGCATCCCGTGGCGGTGGTGATCTTTTGCGGACTTTTCAGCAGCACCCTGCTCGATCTGGTGGTGCGTCCGCTTGTTTTCTGGCAATACGGTCGCCGCGCAGCGGAGCGGTTGGTGTCGCAAGCTTTCACCGGAAAACCGACAAACACCCGAACATCATGA
- a CDS encoding class I SAM-dependent rRNA methyltransferase encodes MANVIVRPRARVFHGHDWVHDNEVLKVTGNPEDGSVVGLKDQRDRFVGSAIYNSRSKIPARRFSRQRQDLDGDFFARRIAMASEYRDKLGLDPRARREVWSESDGLPGVILDRYGDCVVMQTLTLAMDRRKDLIADALEAILKPTCIIERNDAPVRKAEGLELTTSILRGKAPGPFEVPLGGINFGIDLPGGQKTGLYLDQADNYALVAQLAKGKRVLDCFSNQGGFALASALAGASEVTALDISADACATIEANAKRNNVRLNVTEANVFDWLKTAVSRGEAYDLIILDPPSFTRDRARLNDALRGYKEIHLRAAQLLGNGGLLATFCCSHHVSDAIFLDVIRDAMVDARKTARLRASYTQRADHPVILGIPESSYLKGHLLEMAPGR; translated from the coding sequence ATGGCGAACGTCATCGTCCGCCCCCGTGCGCGCGTTTTTCACGGACACGACTGGGTCCATGACAACGAGGTTCTCAAAGTCACCGGAAATCCGGAGGACGGCTCCGTGGTCGGACTGAAAGACCAGCGAGACCGCTTTGTCGGCAGCGCGATCTACAACAGCCGCTCCAAAATCCCCGCCCGCCGATTCTCGCGTCAGCGCCAAGACCTCGATGGCGATTTTTTCGCGCGCCGCATCGCAATGGCATCGGAATACCGCGACAAGCTCGGCCTCGATCCCCGAGCCCGCCGCGAAGTTTGGAGTGAAAGCGACGGACTCCCGGGAGTCATCCTCGACCGCTACGGGGATTGCGTCGTGATGCAGACGCTCACCCTCGCGATGGATCGGCGCAAAGATCTCATCGCCGATGCCCTCGAAGCAATTCTCAAGCCGACCTGCATCATCGAGCGCAACGACGCACCGGTGCGAAAAGCCGAGGGCCTCGAACTGACAACCTCGATCCTTCGCGGCAAAGCCCCCGGGCCCTTCGAGGTCCCTCTCGGCGGCATAAATTTCGGCATCGATCTCCCCGGCGGACAAAAAACCGGACTCTACCTCGACCAAGCGGACAACTATGCCCTCGTGGCACAGCTCGCCAAAGGCAAACGCGTTCTCGACTGCTTCAGCAACCAAGGCGGTTTCGCCCTTGCCTCCGCCCTGGCCGGTGCAAGCGAAGTCACGGCCCTCGATATTTCCGCCGACGCCTGCGCCACCATCGAAGCCAACGCGAAACGCAATAACGTCCGCTTGAATGTGACCGAAGCCAACGTCTTCGACTGGCTGAAAACCGCGGTGAGCCGCGGCGAAGCCTACGACCTCATCATCCTTGATCCGCCGAGTTTCACCCGCGACCGCGCGCGGTTGAACGATGCCCTCCGCGGCTACAAAGAAATCCATCTCCGTGCCGCCCAGCTCCTCGGCAACGGCGGCTTGCTTGCCACCTTCTGCTGCTCCCACCACGTCAGCGACGCCATCTTCCTCGACGTCATCCGCGATGCCATGGTCGATGCCAGGAAAACCGCCCGCCTCCGCGCGAGCTACACCCAGCGCGCCGACCACCCCGTCATCCTCGGCATCCCCGAATCCTCCTACCTCAAAGGCCACCTTCTCGAAATGGCCCCGGGGCGATAG
- a CDS encoding KamA family radical SAM protein — translation MSAPEREFASHAPGFWPGTPAAEWNDWRWQLRNRVMTLDQADKHLRLTPAEREGLLLTSHKLAFAVTPHYFNLIEPDNPDCPIRRQVIPLPGEATVKPGEMADPCGEDSHMPVPGLVHRYPDRVLFLVTSRCASYCRYCTRSRVVSGASGQDLDTDFEQAFDYLGKHTEVRDVLLSGGDALLLSDDKLRKILSRLRAIPHIEFLRIGSRVPIFLPQRITPELCAMLREFHPLWMSVHVNHPRELTSEVRDALGRLADAGIPLGNQSVLLAGVNDDADTMRALIHKLLRCRVRPYYLYQCDLIHGSAHLRTSVAKGLEIMEALRGHTTGYAVPQFVIDAPGGGGKVPVSPGYVLYHDKEKIVLRNYEGRVFEYPEKPGDTSAVVRPEAILEY, via the coding sequence ATGAGCGCACCCGAACGCGAATTCGCCAGCCACGCGCCGGGCTTCTGGCCGGGCACACCCGCAGCCGAGTGGAACGACTGGCGCTGGCAGTTGCGCAACCGCGTAATGACGCTCGACCAGGCGGACAAGCACCTGCGCCTCACCCCGGCCGAGCGCGAAGGATTGCTGCTCACCTCGCACAAGCTGGCTTTCGCCGTCACCCCTCACTACTTCAACCTGATCGAGCCTGACAACCCGGACTGCCCGATACGCCGCCAGGTCATCCCTCTGCCGGGCGAGGCCACGGTGAAGCCGGGCGAAATGGCCGACCCCTGCGGGGAGGACTCCCACATGCCGGTGCCGGGCTTGGTGCACCGCTATCCCGACCGCGTGCTGTTCCTCGTCACCAGCCGCTGTGCCAGCTATTGCCGCTATTGCACGCGAAGCCGCGTGGTCAGCGGCGCCTCTGGTCAGGATTTGGACACCGATTTCGAGCAGGCCTTCGACTATCTGGGAAAACACACCGAAGTCCGCGACGTCCTCCTTTCCGGAGGCGACGCGCTTTTGCTCTCGGACGACAAGCTCCGGAAAATTCTTTCACGACTGCGCGCCATCCCGCATATCGAATTCCTCCGCATCGGCTCGCGCGTCCCGATCTTCCTCCCCCAGCGAATCACGCCGGAACTGTGCGCGATGCTCCGGGAATTCCACCCGCTGTGGATGAGCGTGCACGTCAACCACCCGCGCGAACTGACCAGCGAGGTGCGCGACGCGCTCGGACGCCTCGCCGACGCCGGCATCCCTCTCGGCAACCAGAGTGTTCTGCTCGCCGGGGTGAACGACGACGCCGACACGATGCGCGCGCTCATCCACAAACTCCTGCGCTGCCGCGTGCGTCCGTATTACCTTTACCAGTGCGATCTCATCCACGGCTCGGCGCACCTGCGCACCAGCGTGGCCAAAGGACTCGAGATCATGGAGGCTTTGCGCGGCCACACCACCGGCTACGCCGTGCCCCAGTTTGTCATCGACGCCCCCGGCGGCGGCGGAAAAGTGCCGGTCAGCCCCGGATACGTCCTCTATCACGACAAAGAAAAAATTGTCCTGCGCAACTACGAGGGCCGCGTCTTCGAATATCCGGAAAAACCGGGCGACACCTCGGCTGTGGTCCGCCCCGAGGCCATCCTCGAATACTGA
- the murA gene encoding UDP-N-acetylglucosamine 1-carboxyvinyltransferase: protein MDKILVHGGHKLRGSVRVSGSKNSSLPILAAALLTRERCVIRGVPDLSDIHYMLTILSHLGCEVERASGTVSIKAEKIRTEAPYELVRKMRASVCVLGPLLGREHEACVSLPGGCVIGDRPIDLHLRGFEALGSAVRVQGGNVKLFAPALRGNGVNMRGTHGTTVLGTDNVMMAAVLADGVTEIHDAAEEPEVVDLANFLVSMGAKISGAGTRHITIEGVKELHGTDYTVIPDRIEAGTMLVAGAIAAEELTVNNVRPDHLDAVIEPLRGAGFHVETTQRSATIRPNGAVKPLHLETSPYPGFPTDMQAQMCALLVRAPGVSVVTDHVFPQRFMHVAELSRMGAQIKLQHPTAVISGNGKLSGAPVMASDLRASAALLLAGLAAEGITEINRVYHIDRGYEHIDEKLNDVGARIERVVA, encoded by the coding sequence ATGGATAAAATTCTCGTTCACGGCGGGCACAAACTCCGCGGCTCGGTGCGCGTGAGCGGATCGAAAAATTCCTCCCTCCCGATCCTTGCAGCGGCACTCCTCACCCGCGAACGCTGCGTCATCCGCGGCGTGCCCGACCTCAGCGACATCCACTACATGCTCACCATCCTCAGCCACCTCGGCTGTGAAGTGGAACGGGCCAGCGGGACCGTCAGCATCAAGGCGGAGAAAATCCGCACCGAGGCGCCTTACGAGCTGGTCCGGAAAATGCGCGCCTCGGTCTGTGTGCTCGGCCCGCTCCTCGGACGCGAACACGAGGCCTGCGTGTCGCTGCCCGGAGGATGTGTCATAGGCGACCGCCCCATCGACCTTCACTTGCGCGGATTCGAGGCGCTCGGCTCGGCCGTGCGCGTGCAGGGCGGCAACGTCAAACTTTTTGCCCCCGCACTGCGCGGCAACGGAGTCAACATGCGCGGCACCCACGGCACCACGGTGCTGGGCACGGACAACGTGATGATGGCCGCGGTGCTAGCCGACGGCGTCACGGAAATCCACGACGCCGCCGAGGAACCCGAAGTCGTCGATCTGGCCAATTTCCTCGTTTCCATGGGCGCGAAAATCAGCGGCGCCGGAACGCGCCACATCACGATCGAAGGCGTGAAGGAACTGCACGGCACGGATTACACGGTGATTCCCGACCGCATCGAGGCCGGCACCATGTTGGTGGCAGGGGCCATCGCGGCCGAGGAACTCACCGTGAACAATGTCCGCCCGGACCATCTCGACGCGGTGATCGAACCCCTGCGCGGCGCCGGTTTCCACGTCGAGACTACGCAAAGATCCGCCACCATCCGTCCGAACGGCGCGGTCAAGCCGCTGCACCTCGAGACCAGCCCCTACCCCGGCTTCCCGACCGACATGCAGGCCCAAATGTGCGCCCTCCTCGTCCGCGCGCCCGGCGTGAGCGTGGTGACGGACCACGTCTTTCCGCAGCGCTTCATGCACGTGGCCGAACTTTCCCGCATGGGGGCGCAGATAAAACTCCAGCACCCGACCGCTGTCATCTCCGGCAACGGGAAACTCAGCGGCGCCCCCGTGATGGCCAGCGACCTGCGCGCGTCGGCCGCCCTTCTGCTGGCCGGCCTGGCTGCGGAGGGCATCACCGAAATCAACCGCGTTTACCACATCGACCGCGGCTATGAGCACATCGACGAAAAACTCAACGATGTCGGGGCACGGATTGAACGCGTTGTCGCCTGA
- the prmC gene encoding peptide chain release factor N(5)-glutamine methyltransferase produces MPDTLPLLEVLRGAESYLAGRGVESPRLNAEHLLAHVLGLKRMELYLQFDRPLGEAERAPLREMIKRRGAREPLQHILGTVEFHGRTFLCDKRALVPRPETEQLVEIALRIAKDRGARKVLDVGTGSGVIAITMALEIPDADVRATDISAEALSLAAENAARHGVSARVVFSAADLLPDEDTAPDLVVANLPYIPSAEIAALPGEVRHDPVTALDGGADGLDIIRRLVDAAGQRLSPGGAILMEIGAGQADAVGALMNQRKLRDISVQTDYQNIPRFALGFHG; encoded by the coding sequence ATGCCTGACACCCTTCCACTTTTGGAAGTCCTCCGCGGCGCGGAGTCCTATCTCGCGGGTCGAGGCGTCGAGAGCCCCCGCCTCAACGCCGAGCACTTGCTTGCCCATGTGCTCGGCCTGAAGCGCATGGAGCTTTACCTCCAATTCGACCGGCCGCTTGGCGAGGCGGAACGCGCGCCGCTCCGCGAGATGATCAAGCGCCGCGGCGCGCGCGAGCCGCTCCAACACATCCTCGGCACGGTGGAATTCCACGGCCGGACATTTTTGTGCGACAAACGCGCCCTGGTTCCCCGCCCCGAGACCGAGCAGCTCGTCGAGATCGCCCTGCGGATCGCCAAAGATCGCGGTGCACGCAAAGTTCTCGATGTCGGCACCGGCAGCGGCGTCATTGCGATCACCATGGCTTTGGAGATTCCGGATGCCGACGTGCGCGCAACCGACATCTCCGCCGAGGCTCTCTCCCTCGCAGCGGAGAATGCCGCAAGGCACGGTGTTTCCGCACGCGTGGTTTTCTCCGCGGCCGACCTGCTGCCGGACGAAGACACCGCGCCCGACCTTGTTGTCGCCAACCTTCCCTACATTCCGTCAGCCGAAATCGCCGCTCTCCCGGGTGAGGTCCGCCATGACCCGGTAACAGCCTTGGACGGTGGCGCCGACGGCTTGGATATCATCCGGCGACTGGTCGATGCGGCCGGGCAGCGCCTTTCGCCGGGCGGGGCGATTCTGATGGAAATCGGTGCGGGACAAGCCGATGCAGTGGGCGCCTTGATGAACCAGCGCAAATTGCGCGACATTTCCGTGCAGACGGATTATCAAAACATCCCGCGCTTCGCGCTCGGCTTCCATGGATAA
- the prfA gene encoding peptide chain release factor 1, translating into MDLAPLIVKKRERLAELEKLVHSDDFYTNPAKARDVMREHARLKELAAADDEAARLRTQLVENAEIAAGTDAEMAEMAAVEIPQMKDRIASLEREIQFALLPPDESEERNAIVEIRAGTGGDEAALFAADLYRMYQRYAESHGLRVEPVDSSPSGLGGFKEVIFKVTGESVFRRLRYESGVHRVQRVPATEAQGRIHTSTATVAVLPEAQEVDIELRPQDLRIEVCRSGGPGGQGVNTTDSAVQILHIPTGKIVRCQDGRSQQKNKAAALEILRTRLLEDKRNEEEAKYSAHRRSLIGRAGREEKIRTYNYPQNRVTDHRIGLTLYSLDRFVGGDLDEMVGALQQQDMQDRLTEAGLA; encoded by the coding sequence ATGGATCTCGCCCCGCTCATCGTCAAAAAACGCGAGCGCCTGGCCGAGTTGGAGAAATTGGTCCATTCCGACGACTTCTACACCAACCCCGCCAAGGCGCGCGACGTGATGCGCGAGCACGCGCGGCTCAAGGAACTGGCCGCGGCGGATGATGAAGCGGCACGCCTGCGCACTCAGCTGGTGGAAAACGCGGAAATCGCCGCAGGGACCGACGCCGAAATGGCGGAGATGGCCGCGGTGGAAATCCCGCAGATGAAAGATCGCATCGCCTCGCTCGAGCGCGAGATCCAGTTCGCCCTCCTGCCGCCAGACGAAAGCGAGGAACGCAACGCCATCGTCGAGATACGCGCCGGCACGGGCGGTGACGAAGCCGCGCTTTTCGCCGCGGACCTTTACCGCATGTATCAGCGCTACGCGGAGTCGCACGGCCTGCGCGTCGAACCGGTCGACTCCAGCCCGTCCGGCCTCGGCGGGTTCAAGGAAGTCATCTTCAAAGTGACGGGCGAGTCGGTGTTCCGCCGCCTGCGCTATGAAAGCGGGGTGCACCGCGTCCAGCGCGTTCCGGCCACGGAGGCGCAGGGCCGCATCCACACCTCCACCGCGACGGTCGCCGTGCTTCCGGAGGCGCAGGAGGTCGATATCGAGCTGCGCCCACAAGATTTGCGCATCGAAGTTTGCCGGTCCGGGGGACCCGGAGGACAGGGGGTCAACACCACCGACTCCGCGGTGCAAATCCTACACATTCCGACTGGAAAAATCGTCCGCTGCCAGGACGGGCGTTCGCAGCAAAAAAACAAGGCCGCAGCGCTGGAGATCCTGCGCACCCGGCTGCTCGAGGACAAACGCAACGAGGAGGAAGCGAAATATTCGGCCCACCGCCGCAGTCTCATCGGACGCGCGGGACGGGAAGAAAAGATCCGCACCTACAATTACCCGCAGAACCGCGTCACCGACCACCGCATCGGCCTCACGCTTTACAGCCTCGACCGTTTCGTCGGAGGCGACTTGGACGAGATGGTCGGCGCCTTGCAACAGCAGGACATGCAGGACCGCCTGACCGAGGCCGGGCTCGCATGA
- the rpmE gene encoding 50S ribosomal protein L31 gives MKAGLHPDYAETTITCTCGAVYHTRSTRKNIKIGICAACHPFFTGEQKFIDTAGRVEKFSRRYGSVKAARVKKA, from the coding sequence ATGAAAGCCGGTCTCCATCCTGATTACGCCGAAACCACGATCACCTGCACCTGCGGGGCGGTTTATCACACCCGCTCCACCCGCAAGAACATCAAGATCGGCATTTGCGCGGCTTGCCATCCGTTCTTCACCGGCGAGCAGAAATTCATCGACACCGCCGGCCGCGTGGAAAAATTCTCGCGGCGCTACGGTTCGGTGAAAGCCGCCCGCGTCAAAAAGGCTTAG